A genomic window from Klebsiella quasipneumoniae subsp. quasipneumoniae includes:
- the hpaE gene encoding 5-carboxymethyl-2-hydroxymuconate semialdehyde dehydrogenase: MKKINHWINGKNVAGADYFHTTNPATGEVLAEVAAGGEAEVHQAVAAAKEAFPKWANLPMKERARLMRRLGDLIDQNVPEIAAMETADTGLPIHQTKNVLIPRASHNFEFFAEVCQQMNGKTYPVDDKMLNYTLVQPVGVCALVSPWNVPFMTATWKVAPCLALGNTAVLKMSELSPLTADRLGELALEAGIPAGVLNVVQGYGATAGDALVRHHDVRAVSFTGGTATGRNIMKNAGLKKYSMELGGKSPVLIFEDADIERALDAALFTIFSINGERCTAGSRIFIQQSIYPEFVKRFAERANRLRVGDPTDPNTQVGALISQQHWEKVSGYIRLGIEEGATLLAGGADKPSDLPAHLKAGNFLRPTVLADVDNRMRVAQEEIFGPVACLLPFKDEAEGLRLANDVEYGLASYIWTQDVSKVLRLARGIEAGMVFVNTQNVRDLRQPFGGVKASGTGREGGEYSFEVFAEMKNVCISMGDHPIPKWGV; the protein is encoded by the coding sequence ATGAAAAAGATTAACCATTGGATCAACGGTAAAAACGTTGCCGGCGCAGACTATTTTCATACCACCAACCCGGCCACCGGCGAAGTGCTGGCGGAAGTCGCCGCCGGCGGTGAAGCCGAAGTCCATCAGGCGGTAGCGGCGGCGAAAGAGGCCTTCCCGAAGTGGGCTAACCTGCCGATGAAAGAGCGCGCGCGTCTGATGCGCCGCCTCGGGGATCTGATCGACCAGAACGTCCCGGAGATCGCGGCGATGGAAACCGCCGATACCGGTCTGCCTATCCACCAGACCAAAAACGTGCTGATCCCGCGCGCCTCCCACAATTTCGAGTTTTTCGCCGAAGTGTGCCAGCAGATGAACGGTAAGACCTATCCGGTCGACGACAAGATGCTGAACTACACCCTGGTGCAGCCGGTGGGCGTCTGCGCGCTGGTGTCGCCGTGGAACGTGCCGTTTATGACCGCCACCTGGAAGGTGGCGCCGTGCCTGGCGTTGGGGAATACCGCGGTGCTGAAGATGTCCGAGCTGTCGCCGCTGACCGCCGACCGTCTGGGCGAACTGGCGCTGGAAGCGGGTATTCCGGCGGGGGTACTGAACGTGGTGCAGGGCTACGGCGCGACGGCGGGCGATGCGCTGGTACGCCACCATGACGTGCGCGCGGTATCGTTTACCGGCGGTACCGCCACCGGGCGCAACATCATGAAAAATGCCGGGCTGAAAAAGTACTCCATGGAGCTGGGCGGCAAATCGCCGGTGCTGATTTTCGAAGACGCCGATATTGAGCGCGCCCTCGACGCCGCGCTGTTCACCATCTTCTCGATCAACGGCGAACGCTGCACCGCCGGCTCGCGCATTTTCATTCAGCAGAGCATCTACCCCGAGTTCGTTAAGCGCTTCGCCGAGCGCGCTAACCGCCTGCGCGTCGGCGATCCAACCGACCCGAACACCCAGGTTGGCGCGCTGATTAGCCAGCAACATTGGGAGAAAGTCTCCGGCTATATCCGCCTCGGCATTGAAGAAGGGGCGACCCTGCTGGCCGGCGGCGCGGATAAACCGTCCGACCTGCCGGCGCATCTGAAAGCCGGCAATTTCCTGCGCCCGACAGTGCTGGCGGATGTCGACAACCGTATGCGCGTCGCGCAGGAAGAGATTTTTGGCCCGGTCGCCTGCCTGCTGCCGTTCAAAGACGAGGCGGAAGGGCTGCGCCTGGCGAACGATGTGGAATACGGCCTGGCGTCGTATATCTGGACCCAGGACGTCAGCAAAGTGCTGCGTCTGGCGCGCGGTATTGAAGCCGGGATGGTGTTCGTCAACACCCAGAACGTCCGCGACCTGCGTCAGCCGTTCGGCGGCGTGAAGGCCTCTGGCACCGGCCGCGAAGGCGGCGAGTACAGCTTTGAAGTGTTCGCCGAAATGAAAAACGTCTGCATCTCGATGGGCGACCATCCGATCCCGAAATGGGGAGTCTGA
- the hpaI gene encoding 4-hydroxy-2-oxoheptanedioate aldolase, giving the protein MNNAFKAALKAGRPQIGLWLGLCSSYSAELLAGAGFDWLLIDGEHAPNNVQTVLTQLQAIAPYPSQPVVRPSWNDPVQIKQLLDIGAQTLLVPMVQNADEARLAVRATRYPPAGIRGVGSALARASRWNRVPDYLHQANDAMCVLVQIETREALKNLPQILDVDGVDGVFIGPADLSADMGHGGNPQHPEVQAAIEQAIQQIRQAGKAPGILMANEALAKRYLELGALFVAVGVDTTLLARGAEALAARFTHTATTTTDNNKSVY; this is encoded by the coding sequence ATGAACAACGCTTTTAAAGCGGCGCTCAAGGCCGGGCGCCCGCAAATCGGCCTGTGGCTGGGGCTGTGCAGTAGCTACAGCGCCGAACTGCTGGCCGGCGCCGGCTTCGACTGGCTGCTGATCGACGGCGAACACGCGCCCAACAATGTGCAAACGGTGCTGACCCAGCTTCAGGCCATCGCCCCCTACCCCAGCCAGCCGGTGGTCCGCCCGTCGTGGAACGACCCGGTGCAGATTAAACAGCTGCTGGATATCGGCGCGCAAACCCTGCTGGTGCCCATGGTGCAGAACGCCGACGAAGCGCGGCTGGCGGTCAGAGCCACCCGCTACCCGCCCGCCGGCATTCGCGGCGTCGGCAGCGCGCTGGCCCGCGCCTCGCGCTGGAATCGGGTGCCGGATTATCTTCACCAGGCCAACGACGCCATGTGCGTCCTGGTACAGATTGAAACCCGCGAAGCGCTGAAAAATCTGCCGCAGATCCTCGATGTCGACGGGGTGGATGGCGTGTTTATCGGCCCGGCGGACCTCAGCGCCGATATGGGCCATGGCGGCAATCCGCAGCACCCGGAAGTGCAGGCCGCCATTGAACAGGCCATCCAGCAAATCCGTCAGGCCGGTAAGGCGCCGGGGATCCTGATGGCCAATGAAGCGCTGGCGAAGCGCTATCTCGAACTGGGCGCGCTGTTCGTCGCCGTCGGCGTCGATACCACCCTGCTGGCGCGTGGCGCAGAAGCGCTGGCGGCCCGTTTTACCCACACCGCAACGACCACAACCGATAACAATAAATCCGTCTATTGA
- a CDS encoding 5-carboxymethyl-2-hydroxymuconate Delta-isomerase, which translates to MPHFIAECTDNIREQADLPGLFAKVNEALAATGIFPIGGIRSRAHWLDTWQMADGRQDYAFVHMTLKIGAGRSLESRQDVGDMLFALIKSHFAALMESRYLALSFAMEELDPTLNYKQNNVHALFK; encoded by the coding sequence ATGCCACATTTTATCGCCGAATGTACCGACAACATCCGCGAGCAGGCCGATCTGCCTGGACTGTTCGCCAAAGTCAACGAGGCGCTGGCCGCTACCGGCATCTTTCCGATCGGCGGGATCCGCAGCCGTGCCCACTGGCTGGATACCTGGCAGATGGCCGACGGCAGGCAGGATTACGCCTTTGTCCATATGACGCTGAAGATCGGTGCCGGGCGCAGCCTGGAGAGCCGTCAGGACGTGGGAGATATGCTGTTCGCGCTGATCAAATCCCACTTCGCGGCGCTGATGGAGAGCCGCTACCTGGCGCTGTCGTTCGCCATGGAAGAGCTCGATCCGACGCTGAACTACAAACAGAACAATGTGCACGCCTTATTTAAATAA
- the hpaA gene encoding 4-hydroxyphenylacetate catabolism regulatory protein HpaA — protein sequence MCQHSIANIDINKDYDESLGTEEVHYQSFSRMAAFFGRDMQAHRHDRYFQMHYLDTGQIELQLDDHRYSVQAPLFVLTPPSVPHAFITESDSDGHVLTVHEELIWPLLEVLYPGTRETFGLPGICLSLADKPDELAALAHYWQLIRRESTAQLPGREHTLALLAQAVFTLLLRNAKLDDHAASGMRGELKLFQRFNQMIDSHYHQHWTVPDYARELHLTESRLTDICRRFANRSPKRLIFDRQLREAKRLLLFSDSAVNEIAWQLGFKDPAYFARFFSRQVGCSPSSYRAQKVPVS from the coding sequence ATGTGCCAGCATTCCATCGCCAATATCGATATCAATAAAGATTACGACGAGAGCCTGGGCACCGAAGAGGTGCACTATCAGTCGTTTTCCCGCATGGCGGCCTTTTTTGGCCGCGACATGCAGGCGCATCGCCACGACCGCTATTTCCAGATGCACTATCTTGATACCGGGCAGATTGAGCTGCAGCTTGATGACCATCGCTATTCGGTGCAGGCGCCATTGTTTGTGTTAACGCCGCCCTCGGTGCCGCACGCCTTTATTACCGAGTCCGATAGCGATGGCCATGTGCTGACGGTGCACGAAGAACTCATCTGGCCGCTGCTGGAGGTGCTCTATCCCGGCACGCGGGAGACCTTCGGCCTGCCGGGGATCTGCCTGTCGCTGGCGGATAAACCCGACGAGCTGGCGGCGCTGGCCCACTACTGGCAGCTGATCCGCCGGGAATCCACCGCCCAGTTGCCGGGGCGCGAGCACACCCTGGCGCTGCTGGCGCAGGCGGTCTTTACCCTGCTATTGCGTAACGCAAAGCTCGACGATCACGCCGCCAGCGGCATGCGCGGCGAGCTGAAGCTATTCCAGCGCTTTAACCAGATGATCGACAGCCACTACCATCAGCACTGGACGGTACCGGATTACGCCAGGGAGCTGCACCTGACCGAATCGCGGCTGACCGATATCTGTCGCCGCTTTGCCAACCGTTCGCCCAAACGGCTGATATTCGACCGCCAGCTGCGCGAGGCGAAGCGCCTGCTGTTGTTCTCCGATAGCGCCGTCAATGAGATAGCCTGGCAGCTGGGGTTTAAAGACCCCGCTTATTTTGCGCGTTTTTTTAGCCGCCAGGTCGGCTGCTCGCCCAGCAGCTACCGGGCGCAAAAAGTACCGGTATCGTAA
- the hpaH gene encoding 2-oxo-hept-4-ene-1,7-dioate hydratase, giving the protein MLDKQTRTLIAQRLNQAEKQREQIRAISLDYPSITIEDAYAVQREWVEMKIAEGRVLKGHKIGLTSKAMQASSQISEPDYGALLDDMFFHDGSDIPTDRFIVPRIEVELAFVLAKPLRGPNCTLFDVYNATDYVIPALELIDARCHNIDPETQRPRKVFDTISDNAANAGVILGGRPIKPDELDLRWISALLYRNGVIEETGVAAGVLNHPANGVAWLANKLAPYDVQLEAGQIILGGSFTRPVPARKGDTFHVDYGNMGAISCRFV; this is encoded by the coding sequence ATGCTCGATAAACAGACCCGAACCCTGATTGCCCAGCGGCTGAATCAGGCCGAAAAACAGCGTGAACAGATCCGCGCGATCTCGCTGGATTATCCGTCGATCACCATTGAGGACGCCTACGCCGTCCAGCGCGAGTGGGTCGAGATGAAGATCGCCGAAGGCCGCGTACTCAAAGGCCACAAGATCGGCCTGACCTCAAAAGCCATGCAGGCCAGCTCGCAGATCAGCGAGCCGGACTACGGCGCGCTGCTTGACGATATGTTCTTCCACGACGGCAGCGATATCCCCACCGACCGCTTTATCGTTCCGCGTATCGAAGTCGAGCTGGCGTTCGTGCTGGCCAAACCGCTGCGCGGCCCGAACTGCACCCTGTTTGATGTCTACAACGCCACCGACTACGTGATCCCGGCGCTGGAGCTGATTGACGCCCGCTGCCACAACATCGACCCGGAAACCCAGCGCCCGCGTAAAGTGTTCGACACCATTTCCGATAACGCCGCCAACGCCGGGGTGATCCTCGGCGGCCGCCCGATCAAGCCCGACGAGCTGGATCTGCGCTGGATCTCCGCCCTGCTGTATCGCAACGGCGTGATTGAGGAGACCGGCGTCGCCGCGGGGGTGCTCAATCACCCGGCCAACGGCGTGGCCTGGCTGGCCAACAAACTGGCGCCGTACGATGTCCAGCTCGAAGCCGGGCAAATCATCCTCGGCGGCTCCTTCACCCGTCCGGTCCCGGCGCGCAAGGGCGATACCTTCCACGTCGACTACGGCAACATGGGCGCCATCAGCTGCCGCTTTGTCTGA
- the hpaB gene encoding 4-hydroxyphenylacetate 3-monooxygenase, oxygenase component — protein sequence MKPEDFRADAKRPLTGEEYLKSLQDGREIYIYGERVKDVTTHPAFRNAAASVAQLYDALHKPEMQDSLCWGTDTGSGGYTHKFFRVAKSADDLRQQRDAIAEWSRLSYGWMGRTPDYKAAFGCALGANPAFYGQFEQNARNWYTRIQETGLYFNHAIVNPPIDRHKPADEVKDVYIKLEKETDAGIIVSGAKVVATNSALTHYNMIGFGSAQVMGENPDFALMFVAPMDAEGVKLISRASYEMVAGATGSPYDYPLSSRFDENDAILVMDKVLIPWENVLIYRDFDRCRRWTMEGGFARMYPLQACVRLAVKLDFITALLKRSLECTGTLEFRGVQADLGEVVAWRNMFWALSDSMCSEATPWVNGAWLPDHAALQTYRVMAPMAYAKIKNIIERNVTSGLIYLPSSARDLNNPQIDQYLAKYVRGSNGMDHVERIKILKLMWDAIGSEFGGRHELYEINYSGSQDEIRLQCLRQAQSSGNMDKMMAMVDRCLSEYDQNGWTVPHLHNNADINMLDKLLK from the coding sequence ATGAAACCTGAAGATTTCCGCGCCGACGCGAAACGCCCGTTAACTGGCGAAGAGTATTTAAAAAGCCTGCAGGATGGCCGCGAAATTTATATCTACGGCGAGCGCGTGAAGGATGTCACCACCCACCCGGCCTTCCGTAACGCCGCGGCCTCCGTCGCTCAACTGTACGATGCGCTGCACAAACCGGAGATGCAGGATTCCCTGTGCTGGGGCACCGATACCGGCAGCGGCGGCTACACCCATAAATTCTTCCGCGTGGCGAAAAGCGCCGACGATCTGCGCCAGCAGCGCGACGCCATCGCCGAGTGGTCGCGCTTAAGCTACGGCTGGATGGGCCGCACCCCGGACTACAAAGCCGCCTTCGGCTGCGCGCTGGGCGCCAACCCGGCGTTTTACGGCCAGTTCGAGCAGAACGCCCGCAACTGGTACACCCGCATTCAGGAAACCGGCCTGTACTTTAACCATGCGATCGTCAACCCGCCGATCGACCGCCACAAGCCGGCCGATGAAGTGAAGGATGTCTACATCAAGCTGGAAAAAGAGACCGATGCCGGGATCATCGTCAGCGGCGCGAAAGTGGTCGCCACCAACTCGGCGCTGACCCACTACAACATGATCGGCTTCGGCTCCGCGCAGGTGATGGGCGAAAACCCGGACTTCGCGCTGATGTTCGTCGCGCCGATGGACGCCGAAGGCGTCAAGCTGATCTCCCGCGCCTCCTATGAGATGGTCGCCGGCGCGACCGGCTCCCCGTACGACTATCCGCTATCCAGCCGTTTCGACGAGAACGACGCGATTCTGGTAATGGATAAGGTGCTGATCCCATGGGAGAACGTGCTGATTTATCGCGACTTCGACCGCTGCCGCCGCTGGACCATGGAAGGGGGTTTCGCCCGCATGTACCCGCTGCAGGCCTGCGTGCGTCTGGCGGTAAAACTGGACTTTATCACCGCCCTGCTGAAGCGCTCGCTGGAATGTACCGGCACCCTCGAGTTCCGCGGCGTGCAGGCCGACCTCGGCGAAGTGGTGGCGTGGCGCAACATGTTCTGGGCGCTGAGCGATTCCATGTGCTCGGAAGCGACGCCGTGGGTCAACGGCGCATGGCTGCCGGATCACGCCGCGCTGCAGACCTATCGCGTGATGGCCCCGATGGCCTACGCCAAGATCAAGAACATCATCGAGCGCAACGTCACCAGCGGCCTGATTTATCTGCCGTCCAGCGCCCGCGATCTGAACAACCCGCAGATTGACCAGTATCTGGCGAAGTATGTGCGCGGCTCCAACGGTATGGATCACGTTGAACGTATCAAGATCCTCAAACTGATGTGGGACGCCATCGGCAGCGAGTTCGGCGGCCGCCACGAGCTGTATGAAATCAACTACTCCGGTAGCCAGGATGAGATTCGCCTGCAGTGTCTGCGCCAGGCGCAGAGCTCCGGCAATATGGACAAGATGATGGCGATGGTCGACCGCTGCCTGTCCGAGTACGACCAGAACGGCTGGACGGTGCCGCATCTGCACAATAACGCTGATATCAACATGTTGGATAAGCTGCTGAAGTAA
- the hpaR gene encoding homoprotocatechuate degradation operon regulator HpaR → MHDSLTIALLQAREAAMAYFRPIVKRHNLTEQQWRIVRILAERPSMDFHDLAFRACILRPSLTGILTRMERDGLVLRLKPVNDQRKLYVSLTPAGTALYESAQAEVEETYRLLEAQFTTEKLQQLTSLLEEFIALGVPAGRGDEEE, encoded by the coding sequence ATGCATGATTCATTAACCATTGCCTTGTTGCAGGCGCGTGAAGCGGCGATGGCCTACTTTCGACCGATCGTCAAACGACACAATCTCACCGAACAGCAGTGGCGGATCGTGCGTATCCTCGCCGAACGTCCGTCAATGGACTTTCACGATCTGGCTTTTCGCGCCTGTATTCTGCGCCCCAGTCTGACCGGGATTTTGACGCGCATGGAGCGGGATGGACTGGTGCTGCGGCTGAAGCCGGTTAACGATCAGCGCAAGCTGTACGTCTCGCTGACGCCTGCCGGAACCGCGCTGTACGAAAGCGCCCAGGCGGAGGTGGAAGAAACCTATCGCCTGCTGGAGGCTCAGTTCACTACGGAAAAGCTGCAGCAACTGACCTCGCTGCTGGAGGAGTTTATTGCGCTTGGCGTCCCTGCCGGGCGCGGTGATGAAGAAGAGTAG
- a CDS encoding fumarylacetoacetate hydrolase family protein, translated as MKGTIFAVALNHRSQLDAWREAFQQAPYKTPPKTAVWFIKPRNTVIGDGEAIPHPQGETVQSGATVALIVGKTARKVAAEEAANYIAGYALANDVSLPEESFYRPAIKAKCRDGFCPVGALSPVRNVDNLTIITEINGREADSWHTGDLQRNAAQLLSALSEFATLNPGDAILIGTPHSRVTLRPGDRVRILAEGFPALENPVVAEGELA; from the coding sequence ATGAAAGGTACCATCTTCGCCGTTGCGCTCAATCATCGCAGCCAGCTCGACGCCTGGCGCGAGGCGTTTCAACAGGCCCCCTACAAAACGCCGCCGAAAACCGCGGTCTGGTTTATCAAGCCGCGCAATACCGTGATTGGCGATGGCGAGGCGATCCCCCATCCGCAGGGCGAAACTGTGCAAAGCGGCGCCACCGTGGCGCTGATTGTCGGCAAAACCGCGCGCAAGGTGGCGGCGGAAGAGGCAGCGAACTATATCGCCGGCTACGCGCTGGCGAACGACGTCAGCCTGCCGGAAGAGAGTTTTTATCGCCCGGCGATCAAGGCCAAGTGCCGCGATGGTTTCTGCCCCGTCGGCGCGCTGTCGCCGGTGCGCAACGTCGATAACCTGACCATCATCACCGAAATCAACGGCCGCGAAGCGGACAGCTGGCATACCGGCGATCTGCAGCGTAACGCCGCGCAGCTGCTGAGCGCCTTGAGCGAGTTCGCCACCCTCAATCCCGGCGACGCGATCCTCATCGGTACGCCCCACTCCCGCGTTACGCTGCGTCCCGGCGATCGCGTACGCATTCTCGCCGAGGGCTTCCCGGCGCTGGAAAACCCGGTTGTCGCAGAAGGAGAGCTGGCATGA
- a CDS encoding fumarylacetoacetate hydrolase family protein, whose protein sequence is MKQARIEWQGQVRDAVVDERDQVRLDDGTVLKEGEFRWLPPADGTLFALGLNYADHASELAFKPPTEPLVFIKAPNTFTGHQQQSVRPDNVEYMHYEAELVVVIGKTARRVSEAEAMDYVAGYTVCNDYAIRDYLENYYRPNLRVKSRDTLTPIGPWIVGKEAIPDPHNLALRTWVNGELRQQGTTADLIFSIPFLIAYLSEFMTLQPGDMIATGTPKGLSDVVPGDEVIVEVEGVGRLVNHIISQQAYEETLS, encoded by the coding sequence ATGAAACAGGCACGTATTGAATGGCAGGGACAGGTACGCGATGCGGTGGTCGATGAACGCGACCAGGTGCGCCTGGACGATGGCACGGTATTGAAAGAAGGTGAATTCCGCTGGCTGCCGCCCGCCGACGGCACGCTGTTCGCGCTGGGGCTGAACTACGCCGACCACGCCAGCGAGCTGGCGTTTAAGCCGCCAACCGAGCCGCTGGTGTTTATCAAAGCGCCAAACACCTTTACTGGCCACCAGCAGCAGTCGGTACGCCCGGATAACGTGGAATACATGCACTACGAAGCTGAGCTGGTGGTGGTGATCGGTAAAACCGCCCGCCGCGTCAGCGAAGCCGAGGCCATGGACTATGTCGCCGGCTATACCGTCTGCAACGACTACGCGATCCGCGACTATCTGGAAAACTACTACCGGCCAAACCTGCGGGTGAAAAGCCGCGATACCCTGACGCCGATCGGCCCGTGGATCGTCGGCAAAGAGGCGATCCCGGATCCGCATAATCTGGCCCTGCGCACCTGGGTCAATGGCGAGCTGCGCCAGCAGGGCACCACCGCCGATCTGATCTTCAGCATCCCGTTTCTCATCGCTTACTTAAGCGAATTTATGACCCTGCAACCGGGCGACATGATCGCCACCGGCACGCCGAAAGGGCTGTCCGACGTGGTGCCAGGCGACGAGGTGATCGTTGAAGTCGAGGGCGTGGGCCGCCTGGTCAACCATATCATCAGCCAGCAAGCGTATGAGGAGACACTGTCATGA
- the hpaX gene encoding 4-hydroxyphenylacetate permease, whose protein sequence is MTTSTLQHNDNKAVEVENQVIKKLFRRLITFLFVLFVFSFLDRINIGFAGLTMGKDLGLTSTMFGLAATLFYVTYVLCGIPSNIMLAKVGARRWIAGIMVVWGIASTCTMFATSPHTLYILRMLVGIAEAGFLPGILVYLTWWFPAYHRARANALFMIAMPVTMMLGSILSGYILALDGLWNLKGWQWLFLLEGLPSVVLGVVTWFFLNDTPDKANWLDSEEKQALKAMIDRERENAAVVPASPRSTLREVLTPAVLMYTLAYFCLTNTLSAINIWTPQILQSFNTGSSNIMIGLLAAIPQFCTIFGMIWWSRRSDRRKERKMHTILPYLFAAAGWLLASATHHSLIQLIGIIMASVGSFTAMAIFWTTPDRVISLQSRAVALAVINAIGNVGSAVSPLLIGILRDTTGSFSSGLWFVAGLLIVGALVLTRIPMSQREDAAAAPGLAAQKGH, encoded by the coding sequence ATGACTACCTCTACCCTGCAACACAATGATAATAAAGCCGTTGAAGTAGAAAACCAGGTGATCAAAAAGCTGTTCCGCCGCCTGATTACCTTCCTGTTTGTTCTCTTTGTTTTCTCATTTTTGGACCGCATTAATATCGGCTTCGCCGGCCTGACGATGGGCAAAGACCTCGGCCTGACCTCCACCATGTTCGGCCTGGCGGCGACGCTGTTCTACGTCACCTACGTACTGTGCGGGATCCCCAGCAATATCATGCTGGCGAAAGTCGGCGCGCGCCGTTGGATCGCCGGAATTATGGTGGTCTGGGGGATCGCCTCGACCTGCACCATGTTCGCCACCAGCCCGCATACGCTGTACATCCTGCGCATGCTGGTCGGCATCGCCGAGGCTGGTTTTCTACCGGGGATCCTCGTCTATCTGACCTGGTGGTTCCCGGCCTACCATCGCGCCCGCGCCAACGCCCTGTTTATGATCGCCATGCCGGTGACCATGATGCTCGGCTCGATACTTTCCGGCTATATTCTGGCGCTCGACGGCCTGTGGAACCTGAAGGGCTGGCAGTGGCTGTTTCTGCTGGAAGGCCTGCCGTCGGTGGTGCTCGGCGTCGTCACCTGGTTCTTCCTCAACGACACGCCGGATAAAGCCAACTGGCTCGATAGCGAAGAAAAACAGGCGCTGAAGGCGATGATCGATCGTGAACGGGAAAATGCGGCGGTCGTTCCGGCTTCGCCGCGTTCCACGCTGCGCGAAGTCCTGACGCCAGCGGTGCTGATGTATACCCTGGCCTACTTCTGCCTGACCAATACCCTGAGCGCCATAAATATCTGGACGCCGCAGATCCTGCAGAGCTTCAACACCGGCAGTAGCAACATCATGATTGGCCTGCTGGCGGCGATCCCGCAGTTCTGCACTATTTTCGGCATGATCTGGTGGAGCCGCCGCTCCGACCGGCGCAAAGAGCGCAAAATGCATACCATCCTGCCCTACCTGTTCGCCGCGGCGGGTTGGCTGCTGGCTTCGGCAACTCACCACAGCCTGATCCAGCTGATCGGCATTATTATGGCTTCGGTGGGATCCTTTACCGCGATGGCCATTTTCTGGACCACCCCGGATCGGGTGATCAGCCTGCAGTCGCGCGCGGTGGCGCTGGCGGTAATCAACGCCATCGGCAACGTCGGCTCTGCCGTCAGCCCGCTGTTGATCGGCATTTTGCGCGATACCACCGGCAGTTTTAGCTCCGGGCTGTGGTTTGTCGCCGGGCTGCTGATTGTCGGCGCGCTGGTGCTCACCCGCATTCCAATGAGCCAGCGTGAGGACGCCGCCGCCGCGCCGGGCTTAGCGGCGCAAAAAGGCCACTAA
- the hpaD gene encoding 3,4-dihydroxyphenylacetate 2,3-dioxygenase, which yields MGKLALAAKITHVPSMYLSELPGKNHGCRQGAIDGHKEIGKRCREMGVDTIIVFDTHWLVNSAYHINCADHFQGVYTSNELPHFIRDMTYDYDGNPELGQLIADEAVKLGVRAKAHNIPSLKLEYGTLVPMRYMNSDKHFKVVSISAFCTVHDFADSRRLGEAILKAIEKYDGTVAVLASGSLSHRFIDDQRAEEGMNSYTREFDHQMDERVVKLWREGKFKEFCTMLPEYADYCYGEGNMHDTVMLLGLLGWDKYDGKVEFITELFASSGTGQVNAVFPLPAQA from the coding sequence ATGGGTAAGTTAGCGTTAGCAGCAAAAATCACTCACGTGCCGTCGATGTACCTGTCTGAGCTGCCGGGGAAAAACCACGGCTGCCGCCAGGGCGCTATCGACGGGCATAAAGAAATTGGCAAGCGCTGCCGGGAAATGGGCGTCGATACCATCATCGTGTTCGATACCCACTGGCTGGTCAACAGCGCCTACCACATCAACTGCGCCGACCATTTCCAGGGCGTCTACACCAGTAACGAACTGCCGCACTTTATTCGCGACATGACCTACGACTATGACGGCAACCCGGAGCTGGGTCAGCTCATCGCCGACGAGGCGGTGAAGCTCGGGGTGCGCGCCAAAGCGCACAATATTCCGAGCCTGAAGCTGGAGTACGGCACCCTGGTGCCGATGCGCTACATGAATAGCGATAAGCACTTCAAGGTGGTGTCCATTTCCGCCTTCTGTACCGTTCATGACTTTGCCGACAGCCGCAGGCTGGGCGAAGCGATCCTCAAAGCCATTGAGAAATATGACGGCACCGTGGCGGTGCTGGCCAGCGGCTCGCTGTCGCACCGCTTTATCGACGATCAGCGTGCCGAAGAAGGCATGAACAGCTACACCCGAGAGTTCGATCATCAGATGGATGAGCGGGTGGTGAAGCTGTGGCGCGAGGGCAAATTTAAAGAGTTCTGCACCATGCTGCCGGAGTACGCCGACTACTGCTACGGCGAAGGCAACATGCACGACACGGTGATGCTGCTTGGCCTGCTGGGCTGGGATAAATACGACGGCAAGGTGGAGTTTATCACCGAGCTGTTCGCCAGCTCCGGCACCGGCCAGGTTAACGCCGTGTTCCCGCTGCCGGCGCAGGCGTAA